Genomic segment of Jaculus jaculus isolate mJacJac1 chromosome 6, mJacJac1.mat.Y.cur, whole genome shotgun sequence:
ccacataggccagacacacaaaggtgaggcaagctcaaggttgcacatactcactaggtggcacaagtatctggagtctgagttcagtggctgaggccctggcatgccagttctctctctcttcctctctatctgtctggctgtctctaaaaaaataaaaaatatgccaaggcccttggtttcccaccaggaatacatggtaagaccctattgctgaagactctacatacatgagctgcaaggtcattgagaaatcctgctggagctgagctgaaaacctcttccatgtagactgaccagctgacagaaagctagaaaaagccacactgcatgcagttcaatgggagagagagagatcaccagtgaagatactcaacagtggacactgcaagccttatatttggccagccaggccaaatgagccaatgggtgcaatagtggcatgtctgtatggttaaagttcatacccatacattaatgttactctcacttttggttagagaagcttctcttttcagatgtcagtgaccttgggatgactcagaagcaaccatggtgctgagaagtgacagaggagtgctcagcacttaaacatctctatcacaccttccaaggctcagggtccattgtggaagaggtggtgaaagaatgtaagagccaaaggaagggtaggactccttacaacgtgctccttcaaaCAAAAtagcctgcatatccatgacctcacagtgcctgacactgcctacacaagaccatcataataggagaaaaaggtcatgacataaaaataaaagacatagggctggagagatggcttagtggttaagcgcttgcctgtgaagcctaaggaccccggttcaaggctcggttccccagatcccgcgttagccagatgcacaagggggcgcacgcgtctggagtttgttagcagaggctggaagccccggcgcgcccattctgtctctctctccctctatctgtctttctgtgtctgtcgctcacaaataaataaataaataaataatttaaaataaaataaaataaaataaaagacatagctgggcgtggtggctcacgcctttaatcccagcactcggggaggcagaagtaggaggattgccgtgagtttgaggccaccctgagactccatagtgaattccaggtcagcctggactagagtgagaccctacctcaaaaaaacaaaaataaataaataaataaatatataaaagactgattgagagggggagggcatatgatggagagtggagtttcaaaggggataatggggggagggagggaattaccatgggatattgtttataatcatggagcttgtcaataaaaaaaaggaacagcaacaaaaataaataaataaaaataaacaattccagcactttgggggcagaggtagaaggattgccatgagtttaaggccaccctgagactacatagtgaattccaggtcaacctgggctacagtgagaccctatctcaaaaaatcaatcaataaataaatataaaaaacaaagctaatcagggcatggtggcacacacctttaatcccagcactaaaaatgctgtgagtttgaatctagcctaggattacagagtggcttcaggtcaggctgggctacagtgagaccctacctcaaaacaaacaaacaaaatacaagggTTGGTAttatatagctcaatggtaataCACATGACGGTCTAGGTTCAAGTCCTTGTTCTAAAAAAAAGCCAAATTGCCAGCCAGGTCGCTACAATTCTAGCCACTTTGTAGTTAGTTCTGTGGTCTCTGTCAAATTACGTATCTCTGCATTTCAGTCTCCCCCTCTATAATATGGGGCTCATAATAGTACCTGCCACAGGGttattgtgagaattaaataGGCTAATACCCATAAAGTGCTTAGCCCAAGTACATACCATGAAGTGACAGTTGGATGTACATTAGCCATTATTAGCAGTCATTATTAACCACCTGGGGGAACTTTGACTGGATTTGGAGTCTGAGCATCCAGCTGGAAAGGCCTGTCTAGGAGTGTCCTGTGAAGGTGATTTGCATAACGGTTGAGGCCCAGCTGAAGTCAAAGGGCTTCTGGAAGCTTCAGGTCAGATAGCTCCTTGGAAGTGGTTCCAGCTACACAACAGTCCCAAGCTGGCCCCACCAGCCCTGCTTCCTACTCAGTTACTATAGCACCAGGAAGTGAAACAGAGAGGCCGAGCTCTGTGCCTCCAATTCAGCTCATCCCATCCCCCAGGGTGTGACTTCTCTTCCTTTTCAGCTTTCATCTCTTTTAGGGCTCTCAGAATGAGGACCAGGGGTAGGGAAAGAATAGGAGACATGATACAAAGTAAGATGGACTAATCTAAAAAtcctccttccaatttctttatTCCATGTATGTCCATCCTATGTAGGGAAAAATAAACCGTTTTTCCCCCAGCCTGAGCTGGAAATGTTTCATTCAAAGGATGGACTTGTCATAGAAGCATGATatttaaaccaaaaatttttgagttgggcgtggtggcgtacgcctttaatcttggcacttgggaggcagaggtaggaggatcactgtgagcttgaggccaccccgagactacagagtgaattccaggtcagcctgggctagagtgagaccctatcttggaaaaaaaaaaaaagaataaaaataaaccagaggtTTCTGTGGGCAGTTTTACGTCGTTCTAAGGGAAGGAGACTTCCATTAAGGACAAATTTCTCAGAGGAAAAGAGTGAACCTCTTGCGGAGGCTTTGAGAACTCATTATGTGGTCACCCATGGCCTCATTCTGACGTCCAAATGTCCTGGGACCCCCCACTGGGGCTGGGGCAGTCCCAGCTTCAGACCACCCTCCACTCCCACGCCCAGCTTCACACTCAGCTGGTTCCTGCATGTTGCATCAGGATGGTGATGAAATCATCCATCAGTGGATTTTACCAATCGATGCAATAGGCTGAAGGGCCACCCAGGGTCATTGTCATTGTGATCCTTCAACTACTCTAAACTCCTGAACTTTCTAACTATGGGGTAGGGCCTGGAAGCTGGAATGTCTACACTGAGCTGCCAGTTCTtgcgtatgtttgtttttgtttttcaaggtaggttcttgctatagcccacgctgacttggaattcactatgtagtctcaggatgacctagacctcatgatcctcctacctctgccttccaacttcCAAGTattgggcttaaaggcgtgtgccaccatgcctggttccaagTTCTTACTAATTCTGTTATCCTGAAAGATTATTAcctgagcagggcgtggtggcacatgcctttaatcccagcactcaggaggcagaggtaggaggatcgccatgagtttgaggccaccctgagactacatagtcaattccaggtcagcctgggccagagaccctacctcgaaaaacaaacaaaaaaattacctgAACCCCACAAAGCCTATGAAAACTTGGGGCACTAAGTGAGTTAAAAAATCAAGTggttcagtgatcctcctatctctgaacCACTTGATTTTTTACTCACTTAATCCCAGATTACAGAGAGTTCCTGGGCatgaataagaccctacctctgaaaaaacaaaacaagtgattTTCTTTGCCAACAATCTGTCCCCAAGCGTTTGCTCCACAGAGAAGCCTGAGATGGAgcagtaatttcttttttgttgttgtttttgttttgatttttcgaggtagggtctcaccgtagcccaagctgacctggaattcactatggagtctcagggtggccttgaactcacagcgatcctcctacctctgcctcccgagtgctgggattaaaggccggtTTAGGAGCAGTAAGTTCTTACACTGATACTGTAATGGGTTTGGGGGGTTCAGGAAAGGTTTGTAAACTTCAAACTCTGAGCTTGTGCCtcttttgccaaaaaaaaaaggggggggataaaacaagacagaaggataattattaaattataacatTTATTCAGGGCAATATAAAACCAAGGGAAGAGAAATGGATACACTCGTGTgttctgagagcccatgtggaattGAGTATAGGTATGGAAGAAACGTGAAAagggatttagagaggaaagagaagaaagtagagagagctcctgccatgcagAAGGCAGGACAGTAGAAAGCCCATGTGGAAGTAGGGGTCAGGGTCTCCCCTCACCTCAGTACAGCTGGAGAGGACAAGATCCTAGATCCAAGAGAGCTTGCCCATCTGGAAGGCATCTATTTGTAACCTTAATGTGGTGGGCGTCtatcttcaggctcaggtgagcctcaGAGAGGGCTGACTGGTCTGGGTTAGGGGCTGACTCAAGAATTGGCCAGCCATCATGCCATGTTTAAGGTTGAGTTTTACCATTAGAATTGCAGGATCCgatttaaaccttaattttaggaaaggggaactccttcccaGAGAGGGACTCTGTTGTTTATGGAAGAAAagattaggcaagagataaggagaagccagattcttccCTGATCTCCAGCAGAGTGGAGACTGTAAGGGCAGGCCCAGCCATTCCTGCTCTTTACTTccagggcccagtcaccctaactgccttaATATGAGTTCCCAGATTACAAAATACATTCCTGCCGACAAAACCACAACcaaccattaaaaataaatcgagagccaggcgtggtggtgcacgcctttaatcccagcccttgggaggcagaggtaggaggagcgccgtgagtttgaggccaccctgagactccatagtgaattccaggtcagcctgggctacagtgagaccctatttcaaaaaactaaaaaaaaaaaaaaaaaaaaaagttgggctggagatatggcttagtggttaaggcgcttgcctgcaaagccaaaggacccaggctcgattctccaggacccacataaaccagatgcacatggtggtgcatgcatttggagttcctttgcagcggctggaggccctggcatgcccattcattctcttgctcaaagaaataaataaataaaaataaaattaacaaaatccaggcatggtggcacatacctcttatcccagcactcaggaggcagaggtagaaggattgccatgagtttgaggtcaccctgagactacatagtaaattccaagtcagcctgagctagagtgacatcctacctcgaaaaaccaaaaaccaaaccaaaaccaaaacaaaaacaaaaaatgggctgtTAGAGatctggctcagctgttaaggcttCACTTGTAAGGCCTAATgtcccgggttcaattctccagttcccatattaagccagatgcacaaagcggcacatgcatctggagttcatttgcagtgtgcccatcctctttctctttgcttgaaatacgttgactttttttttcagggtagggtcttggtctagcccaggctgacctggaattcactatgtagtctcaaggtggcattgaactcacagctatcctcctgcctcagcctcccaagtgctgggattaaaggcatgtgccaccacgcctggcctaatattttatttattttcaagcagaaggcggacatggtggcacacgccttttatctcagcactctggagatagaggtaggatgatcgttgtgagtctaaggccaccctgagactacatagtgaattccaggtcagcctgagctgaaaaaccaaaaaaaaaaaacaaaccaaaagatgaaataaaatattaaaataaacaaaccaacttAAGGGGACAGtgttgtatatatggaagtagatgaacagattaccttgggtggaatggcctaaatgaggttgggggaagagattgagtaaaagaaatgtggggagagggttaatcaaaattcaggatattagccgggcatggtggcacatgcctttaatccaatcccagcactcgggggacagaagtaggagggtcaccaagagtttgaggacaccctgagactatgtagtgaattccaggtcagcgctACAGTAAGATtctaccccaccccccaaaaaattcaggatattgtgaataagccatatgataacctacctttttggataatggcacacccagaagccatagactgttactagaaaaatttcagtgccagggataggatacctttcactgagttgttagccaggaaggtccctgatgctccccctaacattacaggctattgccaagactattggtttcccaccaggaatagatgataaggcCCTattgcctgggctgcaaggtcactgagaaatcaaactggggctgagctgaaaacctcctccctatagaccaggtgacagaaagctagaaaaagctgtactgcatgcagccctatgggaaacagaagccatcagtgcTGAAAACAGTGGGTGCTTCAAGTagggccagtcaggccaaatggtgcaatagcggcatgtctgttatgggggaaaccaactgctctctaattggactggagacccgctctatgggagggaatacatgcctggtactgaaaacctaatcaaaagcctatggtgggagaggtcatgagccttagaggtataaagcccattcttttttttttttttttaatttatttgagagcgacagacacacaaagacagatagagggagagagagagagaatgggcgtgccagggcttccagcctctgcaaacgaactccagacatgtgcgcccccttgcgcatctggctaacgtgggacctggggaaccgagcctcaaactggggtccttaggcttcacaggcaagcacttaaacgctaagccatctctctagccctaaagccCATTCTTGtgtgactaaatgcatatattatgcccatcgaactgccctgtaagcactttacttaatgttcatacatatgtacatttatatatatatataaattttattttaattttagttttttaatttttttgttttagtttttggaggtagggtctcactctggctcaggctgacttggaattcactatgtagtctcagggtggcctcgtactcttagcgatcctcctacgtctgcctcctgggtgctgggattaaaggcatgcaccactatgcctgtctatttttattttttaatttttttggtttttcgaggtagggtctcattctagtccaggctaacctggaattcactatgtagtctcagggtgactttgaactcttggcaatcctcctaccttggcctcccttgtgctgggattaaaggtgtgcgccaccatgcccagctctttttattattcttcctcttctttccttccttccttccttccttccttttttgagatagggttttactttagtccatgctgatctggaattcactatgtaatctcaggttagcattgaacacacggtgatcctcctacctctgcctcccaagtactggcattaaaggtgtgcaccaccacacctggctcatacccatatattaatggtactgtcacttttggttagagaagcttttcttttcagatggcagtggccactgggatgacccaaaaggcccCATAGTGCTGAGAGGATGTGATGGAGGAgtcttcagcactgaaacatctctatcacaccttccaaagcttagggtctactgtggaagagatggcaaaaaGACTGTAacagccgaaggaagggtaggactgcttacaatgcaatcctcaggacagaaattgacctcgatatccatgacctcacagtgcctagcactaccttcacaagacaagaaaagacgatgacatgaaaataaaagggagactaatggagagagagaggggatatgatggagtgtggatttgtgaaggggaaagtgagggaggggagggaattgttgtttattttctgtaactacggaagctgtcaataaaaataaatgtacataaaaaagcaaaattaaaacttaaaaaatgaaaataaataaataaaatattaaaataaacaaaccaagatAAAAataactgggcatagtggcacatgccttcaatcccagcacttggaggcagaggtaggaggatcattgtgagttttaggccagcctggaaatacagagtgagttcctggtcagcctgagctacagcaagaccctgccttgaaaaaaaaaacaaaacaaaaataataaaactaagtaAAGAAAGCAAaacccccaacaacaacaaaattggcAAGTATACCTTTCTGTTGTTGCTGGGCACGTAGGTGAATGCCTTTTGTCCCCGGAGAGAGGAAggctgaagttggaggatcactgagttcaaggtcagcctggggctagagtgagtccagatcagtctgggctaccttGAGACCTCTTTTGGAAAGTgtaacttgttttttgtttttttttttttccttcccgaGTATTGGGttttgaacccagggttttgtacatgctaggcttTGCACGGTACCTATAAACTAGATCCACAGTCCAACAGTAACAACACAGCAATCTCTTCTAATAGGGTGCATGTCAGAGGGGAACCAAACTTTATTCCACACTGAGATCACCATGGGGAGATGAGGGAACACTGCTTTGGTTTTTCCTCAGCCAAGAGGAAGTGAGGATATTAGGCTGGAGTGGGGTAAAAAGATCAGAGGAAGGAACTGCAGACCAGATTAATTTAAATGTTCGTTACTTCCCCGGCCCCTCCTACAGCCATCTGGATTCCTGGAGAGCATTACACATGTGTCCCatcccaggcctctagccacagcaaccTCACTACTCATTTCCCTTGGAACCAAGGCTGCATACCTGGGCTCTCCACCGAGCGAGATGATGCAGGGTGGGGAATCCCACCTGCTGTGAGTCACCTGCTAGGGTAAAGGGCGGGTCTAACAATGCCGGGACCTTAAAAAGAGACTGGGAGTCAAAGGAAAACAACAGGAAGCAGCCCAGACCGAGAAAATCGGGCTCAGAGCAAGGGAACGTGGGCAGAGATTCCACAGACTGGTTggtgcaggtcactgagaagcgGACAGCAGGATGCTGGGGAGCAGAGCTATAATCCTGCTATTGCTACTGCCCTGGGCTGTTCAGAGCCGGGCTCTGCCTGGGGGCAGCAGTCCTGACTGGGCTCGGTGCCAGCAGCTTTCACAGAAGCTCTGCACGCTGGCCTGGAGTGCACATCTGCGAGGAGGAAATACGGTGAGCGTCAGCACCTGACACCAGGCAGGGACCTGCTCCAAGCCCTCTAACTCTGCAGGTCTGATGGAAGCTGTGACTTCGGGTGGAACCTGGAGGGTTGAAGGCCATCAGGGAATGAGAGAGGGTGAAGACCTGGGTTCCTGGGAGAGTCATGGACCAAGGGTCCAGTGGAACTTAAAATTACTTCTCTTACCCCATTCTTCCCATCTCCTCCTTCAGGATCAACcaagagaagagggagatgaaGAGACTGCAAATGATGTCCCCCATATCCAGTGTGGGGATGGCTGTGATCCTCAAGGACTCAAGAACAACAGTCAGGTACAGTGACAGTGAGGCACAAGGGAGAGGGGTTGGGAATGTGGCCAGGCACTCCTATACACTTTTATTGTGCCTGGTAAGAGTGGTAAAGAacttggtgcacgcctttaatcccagcacttgggaggcagaggtaggaggatcactgtgagttcaaggccaccttgagaatacatagttaattccaggtcagcctggaccagaatgagaccctacctcgaaaaaacaaaagcaaaaatgaaaaagaaaaaaaaaaaaaaaagaaaagaaaagaaaaagaaaacagaaaaaaagaaagaaaaaaaaagaaacagaataattGGAAGAGAATATCcatatttttttctggctttcttcTCTCCTTAGTTGTGCTTACAAAGAATCCACCAAGgtctgagtttttataagcagctGCTGGGCTCAGACATTTTCACAGGGGAGCCTGCTCTACTCCCTGATGGTCCAATAGGCCAGCTGCATGCCTCCTTAATGGGCTTCAGTCAACTCCTCCAGGTATGAACAGGGCTTGGAGGATGGGGTCTAGCTGGCATCAAAGACAGAgggtgagctgggcgtggtggtgcacacctttaattctagcactcaggaggcagaggtaggaggattgtcaagagttcgaggtcagcatgggctacagcgagaccctaccttgaacccccccccaaaaaaaaagacagggtggGAGCTCAGGATCCTTTCTGACCATGTCATGTGTTCTTCTAGCCTGAGGGTTATCATCACAAGCCTCAGCAGATGCCCAGCCTTAGTCCCAGCCAGCCATGGCAGCGCCCCCTTCTACGCGTCAAGATCCTTCGCAGCCTCCGGGCCTTCGTGGCTGTAGCTGCCCGGGTCTTTGCCCATGGAACAGCAACCCTGAGCCCCTAATGCTAACAGCTTAAGGGTGGCACCCAAGTTTCCATGGTTCAACAGTGAAAGGATGAGTCTATCAACCCAGACGCCTATGAGCTAACACATTAGTCCATTAGTTCTCATAAAACTTGTATGTTGAAAAATTACCGATACTGATTTGAGATGCTAACTTGTGACaaacttatatatttattaggtGGGAAGGGAAAATTTGATATTATTTATGCTCATGGAGTTTAGAGAGGAtaattatttattctatttataaaaattttgtgttttaatatttaaaaaagtatgttttttatttaaataaaaacttatttatgtggCTTCCTGAGTCTAATTTCCAAGCTCAgttgaaaagaaaacagatggcAAATTAGGGCCAACGAATTGCAGCAGGTACGGCTTCCTTTGACTCTGAAGGACTCTGGGAGAAAGTGTATAGGCACTTCAAAACTgtgagaatgggggctggagagatggcttagcggttaagcgcttgcctgtgaagcctaaggaccccggttcaaggctcggttccccaggtcccacgttagccagatgcacaagggggcgcacgcgtctggagttcgtttgcagaggctggaagtcctggcgcgcccattctctctctccctctatctgtctttctctctgtgtctgtcgctcttaaataaaaattaaaaaaatttaaaaaaaaaaactgtgagaaTGGGGCTGGCTTggtggttaaccacttgcctgtgaagcctaagaaccccggttcgaggctcgattccctaggacccacgttagccagatgcacaagggtgcacgcacctgctggaggccctggcacgccatgcctattctctcgctctctctttctctccctctttctctgtctgtcactctcaaattaataagaattaacaaaaaaaaaaaaacaacaaaaaaaaaaaaacctgtgagaATGGCctgaaacgtgtgtgtgtgtgtgcacaactTGCTTGCCTTGAGTAAGGCTCTTGTTTCTTTGTCAGCCGCAGCACTCAACAGGCTAGCTGGCCCTCGAGCTTCCAGGCGTTCTGTTTCTGCTCCCTGCTTCCCAAAGacgcgctgggattacagatcctGATGGCTACAGTATccagctttgcatgggttctggggatctgaactcaagcactgagccagctccccagccctgttctgaAATCTTATGGATATGTTTCTTTGTGTTGGGTTTATTGGGGGACTGTAGTAAAAAAATGCTGCCTTGCAAAGATTgtgtggcctaggttcaattcccaagccacccacataacacacacacacacacaaagggggggagcagggcgtggtggtgcatgcctttaatcccagcactcaggaggcagagttatgaggatcgccgtgagtttgaggccaccctgagactaaatagtgaattggttagcctgaagtagagtgagaccctaccttgaaataaaaaagaggggggcATATTTCTTTGTGCTGTGTTTATTAGATGGCACCATAGTGGGCATCTTCACCTCCAGAATACGCTTGTTCTTGTCTGGGACAGGTCTCACACCAGCCTCGTCTTAAATTTGtggcaattttcctgcctcagtgttgagattataggtatgagccacatCACATGGCTCCATttcttggcttttgtttgttttagagacagggtcttgctatgtagctttggttagcctggaacttgctatgtagaccagactgacctcctccccctgcctcccccaTGCTGAGATAagaggtgtgtggtggtttgattcaggtgtcccccataaatttaggagtTCTGAGTGCTAGATCCAGACCCAGtagatggcagtttgggaattaaagcttcctggaagcAGTGGATTGTTGGgtgtgggtttatgggtgttataattagtcagggttctctagaggaacacaCCAATaggatgaattgtattaaaagggagtTTATTGGATTAGGTTACGGCAGTCCAATGATAGCAgcttgcaggcctgagagtccaGGAGCCCTGcggctgctcagtccacaaggctggatcctcagcagtcccgacccggcactcgGCATTGGGGCGACAGGAAGAATGcggactctttggaaggggcctgaatgctcaacgagcatcctgttcttcaaagtctgctttattcccccctggattaacaaattggcagcctacctggtatcatggagtataagaaatgctggaaagagagggtcattgactttgcaacatggttttgtattttttaaatttactcttatttgagacagagaaagagagagggagagaacgggcatgccagtgTTGCAGAACTTCTCTGcaaagatcactccaatgccagcCTGAGTGAAAGTAAACGAGTTTATTTCTTGGGGATGGAAGTTGAGATCGCTCCCCAAAGTAACTTTGGTGTTAAACtgagattttacttttttttttttcttttctttttttttgaggtagggtctcactctagcccaggctgacctgcagttcactatggagtctcagggtggcctcaaactcactgcgatcctcctacctctgcctcccaagtgctgggattaaaggcgtgcgtcaccacacctggcctctttactttcattttatactgTTCATAACAGAGGGGAGGGGTGACCAAGCAAGCCAGCAGCTGCTTCACAGAAGCTCGATGTGACCGTTAGCTTGTGCAGTCGGTGTGATTCAAAACAAGTTTTCAGAACATACCTATGAATCGGCATGCATATGGATCATGTAGTCGGGTCACCCTAACCATGAGCTCTGTTTTAGTCTATTTTAGTGTaaactgtccttccctcttaTCACCCCTCTGGGTTCCCCTAGACAGTTCTgtctttgggattccttcagctgctgacagaggTAAGTTCAGCTCCTCCGCAGTTAACTGGTACAGTGACTTAGGGCATCAGTTTAGCTTTCAGCTCCTTTTCCACTacatttccctcctcttcccagtCATAATCTCTTAAAATCTAACATGTGACTTTCCCAACCAGGCACAGCAAATACTGGTAGGACAGGTAGACatcatgtcctttttttttttaaatatttttttgttcattttttatttatttatttgagagcgacagacacagggagaaagacagatagagggagagagagagaatgggcgtgccagggcttccagcctctgcaaacgaactccagacgcgtgcgcccccttgtgcatctggctaacgtgggacctggagaaccgagcctcgaaccggggtccttaggcttcacaggcaagcgcttaaccgctaagccatctctccagccccgtgtccTTTTTTTGATATTCCACATTGAATTCCTCAAGCTTCTGCCGTGCCTAGACTAGTCAGCTTCCGGGGTGACTAGAGCAGGGGCAGGTGT
This window contains:
- the Il23a gene encoding interleukin-23 subunit alpha, with amino-acid sequence MLGSRAIILLLLLPWAVQSRALPGGSSPDWARCQQLSQKLCTLAWSAHLRGGNTDQPREEGDEETANDVPHIQCGDGCDPQGLKNNSQLCLQRIHQGLSFYKQLLGSDIFTGEPALLPDGPIGQLHASLMGFSQLLQPEGYHHKPQQMPSLSPSQPWQRPLLRVKILRSLRAFVAVAARVFAHGTATLSP